ATCGGGATGCGAGTATGCGTATGCCGAGTGGTGTGCCGATTGGTAAGGGGGCACAAGTGTCATTCGCACCGGCATAGCTTCGTCCACTCCTGCTATGCCGGAAATCAAGCCTAATCAAAGGACTATCGTCTTGGACTCTATATCTTTTGACGTTGTTGGCCAGAGTGTACTTTTGCCTAAGAAACAATGATCTCGACTCTGCACAGGATGAGAGTGCTCGCAATGGCTTCTAAAGTGCTGATTTGCTGCCACTTATGGTTGGCAAACAGTGTAAAAACTTTCTTTCGATAAAGACCTGCGGAATATGGGTGCAAAAGGTCGGAAAAAACTCTGTGGAAATTTTTCCTCAAATGCCTCCATACTTATAGGTATATATAGGGGAAAAAGCTACTTTTGCGACACAAATTGGAATAATAATTCTGTGTCATGGCAAAAGTTATAAAAACAAAAAAAGGCCTTGCACTTAATCTGAAAGGAAAACCGCTGCCCGAGATGCTGGCCGAACCGGCCCAAAGTCCTACTTACGCGGTCGTGCCCGACGATTTTGAAGGTGTTATCCCCAAGGTGACGGCTCGTCCGGGGGATAAGGTGCGTGCCGGCTCAGCACTGATGCACCACAAGGCATATCCGGAGATGAAGTTTACAAGTCCGGTTAGCGGCGAAGTGATCGCGGTGAATCGCGGTGCCAAGCGCAAGGTGTTGAGCATCGAGGTGAAACCGGACGGACTGAACGAATACGAGTCGTTCCCTGTCGGGGATCCGTCTGCCCTCTCTGCCGAACAGATCAAGGAGCTTTTACTGTCGAGCGGTATGTGGGGTTTTATTAAGCAACGTCCTTACGACATAGTGGCTACACCGGATATAGCTCCACGAGACATTTATATTACTGCCAACTTTACTGCACCATTGGCTCCGGACTTCGATTTCATCGTTCGAGGAGAAGAACGCGCCCTGCAGACTGCCATCGATGCCTTGGCCAAGCTTACGGCCGGCAAGGTCTATGTGGGCCTGAAGTCCGGCTCTGCCCTGAACTTGCATAATGCGGAGATCGTACAAATGCAAGGGCCTCATCCGGCCGGTAACGTGGGCGTGCTGATCAATCATACGAAGCCGATCAATCGGGGCGAAACGGTGTGGACGCTCAAGGCTACCGACCTGATCGTGATCGGACGTTTCCTGCTTACGGGCAAAGCCGATTTTACCAGAATGATTGCCATGACCGGTTCAGACGCTGCAGCTCACGGATACGTTCGCATTATGCCGGGTTGCAATGTCTTTGCTTCCTTCCCCGGCCGACTGACAATAAAGGAATCTCACGAGCGTGTGATCGATGGTAATGTGCTGACCGGTAAGAAGCTCTGCGAGAAGGAGCCTTTCCTGTCAGCCCGGTGTGACCAGATCACGGTGATCCCCGAAGGCGACGATGTGGACGAACTCTTCGGGTGGGCTGCACCCCGTCTCGATCAGTACAGCATGAGCAGAGCTTATTTCTCTTGGTTGCAGGGGAAAAACAAAGAGTACGTACTCGATGCCCGGATCAAGGGTGGCGAACGTGCTATGATCATGAGCAACGAGTATGACCGCGTTTTCCCGATGGACATCTATCCGGAGTATTTGCTCAAGGCTATTATAGCATTCGACATCGACAAGATGGAGGACTTAGGCATATATGAAGTGGCTCCGGAGGACTTTGCCACTTGCGAATTTGTGGATACATCCAAGATCGAGCTGCAGCGTATCGTTCGCGAGGGCTTGGATATGCTCTATAAGGAAATGAATTGACGAATCCCTCACACTCTAAAGCATAAGACATTGAAAGCGTTAAGGAATCAACTCAACAAACTGAAGCCTCATTTTGAAGAAGGCGGCAAGCTCCATGGCCTGCACTCTGTCTTCGACGGCTTCGAGACCTTTCTCTTTGTGCCGAACAGGACATCGCAGCATGGCGTACATGTGCACGATGCCATTGATAGCAAGCGCACGATGATCGTCGTGTGTATGGCTCTTTTGCCGGCCTTGCTCTTCGGTATGTATAATGTGGGGGTACAACATTATATGGCCATCGATGCTCCCGTAGTATTTTGGCCGGCTTTTCTCTTCGGACTTCTCGCCGTACTGCCCAAACTTATTGTCTCCTATGCCGTCGGTTTGGGGATAGAGTTTGCCGTAGCTCAGTACCGGAAGGAAGAAATTCAGGAAGGCTTCCTCGTATCGGGTCTGCTTATCCCGATGATCGTGCCGGTAGATACTCCGCTGTGGATGATCGCCGTGGCGACGGCTTTTGCCGTGGTTTTTGCCAAGGAGGTGTTCGGCGGTACGGGACGCAATATATTCAACGTGGCTCTCGTGACGCGTGCCTTCCTCTTTTTCGCCTATCCGGCGGCTATGAGCGGCGATCAGGTTTTTGTCCGCACGGCTGATACCTTCGGCCTCGGCGCAGGTACGGTAGCGGACGGCTTCTCCGGAGCTACACCTTTGGGGCAGATAGCCACGGCCGGTGCCAAGATGCCTGAAATACATAATGTGGCAGGCGACCCCTCTTCCCTGATGGATGCTTTCCTCGGCTTTATACCCGGCTCCATCGGTGAAACCTCTACTCTGGCTATCCTGATCGGAGCTGTCCTGCTGATTTGGACGGGGATCGCGAGCTGGAAGATCATGTTGAGCGGTTTGGTAGGAGCCTCAGCAATGGCTCTCGTATTCAATGCCATCGGCACGACGGCGGCGATGCAGATCACTCCGCTGATGCACATTGTCTATGGAGGCTTTGCTTTTGGCTTGGTATTTATGGCCACCGACCCTGTTACTTCTGCCCGTACAGAAAAGGGGAAATGGATCTTCGGTTTCTTCGTCGGTCTGATGGCTGTATTCATCCGAGTGCTCAATCCGGGTTACCCTGAAGGGATGATGCTTGCGGTCCTGCTCATGAACGTATTTGCTCCGCTGATCGACTATTTCGTGGTGGATAGCAACATTAAAGCGCGCAAAGCACGTATGCTTAAGAAATCCTAACCGCTAAATATTTCGATAAAGACATGAATAGAGATAAAAACTCATACACCATTCTCTATGCCTCGGTGATGGTTATTGTCGTGGCGGTTTTGCTGGCTTACGTCTCTCAGTCATTGGGCGACAGGCAGCGTGACAACGAGAAGATAGACAAGATGCAGCAGATCCTCCGCTCTGTGAATGCCGGAATAGAAGATAAGGGCAAAGTAATAGCTCGGTACACGGACGTGATCAAGCAAGAACTGCTCATCAATCAGGATGGTACGGTAGCCAAGACCTTCGAGGGCGAGCAGTTGGCACAAAATGAAGCATTCACGCTCAATACGCGCAATGCTTTCAAATCGGCCGCTAATGATCCAAGCATTTCGCTCCCTCTCTATATCGCAGAGATAGAGGGTCAGAAGAAATACATTGTCCCGATGAACGGTGCCGGTCTTTGGGGACCGATCTGGGGATACATTGCGCTGAACGAAGACTGCAATACGATATTCGGTGCAGATTTCAGTCACGAAGGCGAAACGCCGGGATTGGGAGCCGAAATCACTCGCTCGGAGTTTTCCGGTCAGTTTATCGGCAAAGAAATCTTCAAAGAGGGCGAATTCCGATCTGTTGCCGTAGTCAAGAAAGGCCAGAAGGCCGAAGGAAAGGACTATGTGGATGGCATTTCGGGCGGTACGCTGACGAGCGATGGAGTGAATGAGATGCTCATATCCTCTCTCCGTCCTTACGCTCTATACTTAATGAACAACGTAAAAAAATAAGGGCTATGTCACTTTGGAATAAAAAGAATAAGGAAATTCTTCTCGGGCCGCTAAGCAGCAACAATCCCGTTATCGTGCAGATGCTTGGTATCTGCTCTGCTCTGGCCGTAACAGCCAAGCTGCAACCGGCTATTGTCATGGCCCTGTCGGTTACTGCGGTAATAGCTTTTGCCAACGTTATTATCTCTCTCCTGCGCAATACGATCCCCGGACGCATCCGAATTATCGTTCAGCTCGTCGTGGTCGCAGCTCTGGTGACTATCGTGAGTCAGGTACTGAAAGCCTTCGCTTACGATGTGAACAAGCAGTTGTCCGTTTTCGTCGGCCTGATCATTACCAACTGTATTTTGATGGGACGTTTGGAGGCTTTTGCCTTGGCCAATCGTCCTTGGGAGTCATTCCTCGATGGTATCGGAAACGGTCTGGGATATGGATGGGTTTTGGTTATTATCGCTTTCTTCCGCGAATTGCTCGGTTCCGGTACATTGCTGGATATAAAAGTCATTTCCAAGAGCTTCTACGAATCGGGTTATGTCAATAACGGTCTGATGATCTTGCCACCGATGGCTCTGATCACCGTGGCAGTTGTCATCTGGGTACATCGTGCCCGTAACAAGGATTTGCAAGAGAACTAAGTAGGACACGCCTGACAATCAATTAAGACAGTATCAATTATGGATTACATAAGTATGTTTGTCCGCTCGATATTCGTGGACAATATGGTTTTTGCCTACTACTTGGGAATGTGTTCTTTCTTGGCCGTTTCCAAGAATGTGAAGACCTCTATCGGGCTCGGAGCTGCCGTGACTTTCATCTTGGTCTGCACCTTGCCCATCAACTATCTGTTACAGAACTATATTTTCAAGGCCGGTGCTCTTTCTTGGCTCGGATCCCAATATGCCGAAGTGGATCTGAGCTTCCTCTCACTGATCATCTTTATCGCGGTGATTGCATCCTTTACGCAGCTCGTGGAAATGGTGGTGGAGAGATTCAGTCCCTCCCTCTATGCTTCGCTGGGTATCTTCCTTCCCTTGATCGCGGTGAACTGCGCTATCCTCGGAGGATCGCTTTTCATGCAGCAGCGTGAGTTTATCAATGTCGGGATGGCTACCGTCTATGGATTCGGCTCCGGTATCGGCTGGATGCTGGCTATCGTAGGGATGGCTGCCATACGCGAGAAGCTGGCATATTCCAACGTCCCCAAACCGTTGAGAGGGTTGGGTATCACTTTTATTATCACCGGTCTCATGGGTATTGCTTTCCTGAGCTTCTCCGGCGTGAAACTCTAAAAAGAACGAAGTAGAAATATGAGTACAGTAATTATTGCCAGTGCAGTCGTATTCCTGCTGCTCACGCTGATTTTGGTTGTCGCTCTGCTTTATGCCAAGAGCAAATTGGTGCCTTCCGGCAATGTGACGATCACCGTGAACGACGAACGCAAGATGGAAGTCCCTCTTGGCGGTACCTTGTTGAATACGCTTCAAAATCAGGGAGTATTCCTTTCTTCGGCTTGCGGCGGTGGCGGAAGCTGCGGTCAGTGTCGTTGCCGTGTAGTGGAAGGAGGTGGCGAAATCCTTCCGACGGAAAAGGGATTTTTCTCTCGCAAAGAACAAAAGGATCATTGGCGACTTTCATGTCAGACGAAAGTAAAGGAAGATCTTAGCATCGTTATTCCCGAAGAGGTATTCGGTGTGAAAGAATGGGAGTGTGAAGTTCTCTCCAATAAGAATGTCTCCACTTTCATCAAAGAATTTGTGGTGAAGCTGCCCGAAGGCGAGACTATGAACTTCAAGAGCGGTAGCTATGCCCAGATCAAGATACCGAAATACAACATCCGCTATGCCGACTACGATATTCAGGATCGCTTCCGTGGCGACTGGGACAAGATGGATGCGTGGTCATTGACCTGTAAGAACGAAGAAGAGACCGTTCGTGCCTATTCAATGGCCAACTATCCGGCTGAAGGCAACATCATTACGCTCAACGTTCGTATCGCGACTCCTCCATTCGACAGAGCTGCCAATAAGTGGAAGGCCGGTGTCAAGCCCGGTATTTCCTCCTCATATATTTTCTCGCTAAAACCCGGAGATAAGGTGATGATGAGTGGCCCGTATGGGGACTTCCATATTCAGGACACGGATGCCGAGATGCTTTACATTGGTGGTGGTGCCGGTATGGCTCCTCTACGTGCACAGATTCTGCATCTCTTCCGTACACTGAAGACCGGTCGTAAGGTCTCCTATTGGTATGGTGCCCGCTCCAAAAACGAGATTTTCTATGAAGAAGACTTCCGCGAGATAGAGAGAGAATTTCCGAACTTCAAGTTCCATATCGCTCTTTCCGATCCTCAACCGGAAGATAACTGGACAGGCTATGTGGGCTTTATCCACCAAGTGATCTATGACAACTATCTGAAGGATCACGATGCTCCGGAAGATATAGAATACTATATGTGCGGCCCGGGTCCTATGGCCAATGCAGTGAAAGGTATGCTGGAGAACCTTGGTGTACCGCGCAATATGCTCTTTTTCGATGATTTCGGATAAGTTTTTCCGGCACATTCGATTTATCATTCACTGGAGAGGTTGCTTCCGTTGGGATAGCAGCCTCTCTCTTTTTCTCCGAAGAGTTGTGACGGTAATGTGAGTCCGATGTAAACGATGTGGTGTCGACTCTCATAAGATCCGCCTTATCGATCAAACTCTTGTTGGGATATTGACTATAACCGAATTAGGAAAAGAATTATTCATTGGTGTTTTCTTGCGTCGAACTGACGTTGAAGGGTATCCTTTGTCCTTCGTTTTTCGTGCAAGGGACATGTATAAAAACGAGAAAGGCTGTCCGGACATTATGCCTATCGGACAGCCTCTTTCGCTGTAGTTGCGGAGGCAAGACTCGAACTTACGACCTTTGGGTTATGAGCCCAACGAGCTACCACTGCTCCACTCCGCGATCAATTGTGGCACAAAGGTAATCCTTTTTGCCTAAAAACCAAACCGAAAAAGCAATATAGCTCCAATTTCTAATAGTAAATGCAACACAAAGAGAAAAACAAAGACCGATTAGGGAGTACCTCTAACCGGTCAACTCAAAAGTTTATTTCTGTGTTGCAATGAAATACAAACAATTGAGTCAGAAGTAAAGATACATGATTGATCGGCTCTTGAAACAGGGTACCCCCCCTTTCTTTCATCGCTCAAACCATTGAGGTTGAAGAGTACCGTCTCCGGCAGGCGTATCGCATTTGAAAGTTTATACTGTATCCTTGGCCTCTTTCTTCTGTAATTTGGGACTCTCGCACATTAATTCGTACTTGTTTGATAACCGAGTGTAGCAATCGTTTGGTTTATAAGTGTGTTAACAGTTCAAATGTAATTGTCCTGAAGCCAAGTGTAAGGAAACGGATTGTAAACGGTGCATTTTGGGAAAAATACTATATTTGTCCGCATCCAAAATAATTTTAATCAAAAGTAAAAGATGAAATGCTTCTTTATTGCCCTGATTGGGCTGTTGTTCAGTCTGAATACATATGCTCAGCTTCCGGCCGTTAGTTTGAAAAATATCGAAGGAAAAACGGTACAGACCAACAAGTTGGAGAATGCCGGAAAGCCGATGATCATCAGCTTTTTTGCTACGAACTGCAAGCCCTGTTTGCGCGAGCTGAAAGCCATCCAGGATGTATATGCAGATTGGCAGGACGAGACGGGCGTAAGGCTTATAGCTGTATCTATCGATGAGGGGCAAAATGCACAGAAGGTGAAGCCTCTGGCTGACGGCAACGGCTGGGAATACGAAGTGCTACTCGACAGCAACGGTGATTTCAAGCGTGCCATGAACGTTTCCCTCATTCCGGCTGTATTTATTGTCGACGGCAACGGCAAGGTAGTATACAACCATACAGGTTATACAGAAGGCGGAGAAGCCGAGCTAATCAAAAAAGTTCGAGAGCTGATGAAGTAATAGTAGCTCCCACAAGTGGTTAATTTATTATCATATAGAAAAGACTAAAATTATTATGATCCGCAAGTTGATCTTACTGCTTGCTCTGATGCCGGTAGCCTCTGTGGCTTTTGCGGCACCAACGGACAGCACGGAATCGAAAGACAATCGTATCCTTACAAGCATGCAATCTTCCTCTTTGAATAGGGATGATGCTCCGGATAAATGGCAACCTATGCATGCCAATTTCAGTATTCAGAGCGATATGCTGCTTTCTACTGCCCAAAAATCCAAGAACACCTGGTTCGGCAACTCCTATATCATGGGTATAATCAAGAACAATTATCTGGAGTTTGGTGCCCGTTTCGAGGATCTCTATAAGCCCCTGCCCGGACATGAACCCGAGATGGGGCGTGGCGTTCCTCACATGTATGTGAAGGGAAGCTATCATTGGGCGGAGCTGACTATGGGAGACTTCTACGATCAGTTCGGTAGCGGTATGGTATTCCGCACCTATGAAGAGCGCAACCTCGGTATAGACAACGCGGTTCGCGGCGGACGTATAGTACTCACTCCTTTTGATGGAGTGCGTGTCAAGGGTATTGCAGGACAGCAGCGTAACTACTTCGACCGCACGGGCAAGGTATTCAATTCCGGCCGAGGCTACCTACTGGGTTCTGATCTGGAGCTGAATGTAGAGCGTTGGAGCAGTGCCATGCGCGACAATGACTATCATTTGGCTATCGGGGGATCGTTCGTTTCCAAATACGAAGCAGACGAAGATATATTTGTGGGTGTAGGCGAAGATCGCAAGCGACTCAACCTGCCGCTCAATGTCCCGATTATGGGCCTGCGCACCAACTTTCAAAAAGGAGGTCTCGCCCTCTACGCAGAGTATGGATACAAATACAACGATCCCTCGGCAGACAATGACTATATCTACCACGACGGACAGGCTGCACTCCTCTCTGCCTCATATTCCAAAAAGGGGATGAGTGTCCTGTTGCAGGCCAAACGTTGTGAGAACTTTGCTTTCCGCAGCAAGCGAAGCGCCCAGCTCACACCGCTTATGATCAACTATATGCCGGCTTTTACCCAAGCTCACACTTATACGCTGGCGGCCATCTACCCCTATGCTACTCAGCCTCAGGGAGAATGGGCTTTCCAAGGTGAACTGCGTTACAACTTTGCTCGCCGGACAGCTCTCGGTGGACGCTACGGTACCGGCTTGCGTATCAACGTTTCGCATGTGCGTGGTCTGGACAAAAAGATGCTCAAAG
This genomic stretch from Porphyromonas gingivalis ATCC 33277 harbors:
- a CDS encoding Na(+)-translocating NADH-quinone reductase subunit C encodes the protein MNRDKNSYTILYASVMVIVVAVLLAYVSQSLGDRQRDNEKIDKMQQILRSVNAGIEDKGKVIARYTDVIKQELLINQDGTVAKTFEGEQLAQNEAFTLNTRNAFKSAANDPSISLPLYIAEIEGQKKYIVPMNGAGLWGPIWGYIALNEDCNTIFGADFSHEGETPGLGAEITRSEFSGQFIGKEIFKEGEFRSVAVVKKGQKAEGKDYVDGISGGTLTSDGVNEMLISSLRPYALYLMNNVKK
- a CDS encoding TlpA family protein disulfide reductase, giving the protein MKCFFIALIGLLFSLNTYAQLPAVSLKNIEGKTVQTNKLENAGKPMIISFFATNCKPCLRELKAIQDVYADWQDETGVRLIAVSIDEGQNAQKVKPLADGNGWEYEVLLDSNGDFKRAMNVSLIPAVFIVDGNGKVVYNHTGYTEGGEAELIKKVRELMK
- a CDS encoding DUF6029 family protein, with product MIRKLILLLALMPVASVAFAAPTDSTESKDNRILTSMQSSSLNRDDAPDKWQPMHANFSIQSDMLLSTAQKSKNTWFGNSYIMGIIKNNYLEFGARFEDLYKPLPGHEPEMGRGVPHMYVKGSYHWAELTMGDFYDQFGSGMVFRTYEERNLGIDNAVRGGRIVLTPFDGVRVKGIAGQQRNYFDRTGKVFNSGRGYLLGSDLELNVERWSSAMRDNDYHLAIGGSFVSKYEADEDIFVGVGEDRKRLNLPLNVPIMGLRTNFQKGGLALYAEYGYKYNDPSADNDYIYHDGQAALLSASYSKKGMSVLLQAKRCENFAFRSKRSAQLTPLMINYMPAFTQAHTYTLAAIYPYATQPQGEWAFQGELRYNFARRTALGGRYGTGLRINVSHVRGLDKKMLKENPDELIGTDGYTVSFFGMGDLYYSDIDVEITKKLSPGFNFTLTYLNQIYNNKVLHGAAGEKPEKIYANIFVYDGKYKLSNKVALRTELQYLHTKQDQGDWIYGMAELSILPSLMLSLSEQYNIGETKKHYVMGSVTYTHGAHRVAFSAGKTRAGMNCSGGVCRVVPETQGFYLSYSTNL
- the nqrB gene encoding NADH:ubiquinone reductase (Na(+)-transporting) subunit B; the encoded protein is MKALRNQLNKLKPHFEEGGKLHGLHSVFDGFETFLFVPNRTSQHGVHVHDAIDSKRTMIVVCMALLPALLFGMYNVGVQHYMAIDAPVVFWPAFLFGLLAVLPKLIVSYAVGLGIEFAVAQYRKEEIQEGFLVSGLLIPMIVPVDTPLWMIAVATAFAVVFAKEVFGGTGRNIFNVALVTRAFLFFAYPAAMSGDQVFVRTADTFGLGAGTVADGFSGATPLGQIATAGAKMPEIHNVAGDPSSLMDAFLGFIPGSIGETSTLAILIGAVLLIWTGIASWKIMLSGLVGASAMALVFNAIGTTAAMQITPLMHIVYGGFAFGLVFMATDPVTSARTEKGKWIFGFFVGLMAVFIRVLNPGYPEGMMLAVLLMNVFAPLIDYFVVDSNIKARKARMLKKS
- the nqrD gene encoding NADH:ubiquinone reductase (Na(+)-transporting) subunit D, with product MSLWNKKNKEILLGPLSSNNPVIVQMLGICSALAVTAKLQPAIVMALSVTAVIAFANVIISLLRNTIPGRIRIIVQLVVVAALVTIVSQVLKAFAYDVNKQLSVFVGLIITNCILMGRLEAFALANRPWESFLDGIGNGLGYGWVLVIIAFFRELLGSGTLLDIKVISKSFYESGYVNNGLMILPPMALITVAVVIWVHRARNKDLQEN
- the nqrE gene encoding NADH:ubiquinone reductase (Na(+)-transporting) subunit E, with the protein product MDYISMFVRSIFVDNMVFAYYLGMCSFLAVSKNVKTSIGLGAAVTFILVCTLPINYLLQNYIFKAGALSWLGSQYAEVDLSFLSLIIFIAVIASFTQLVEMVVERFSPSLYASLGIFLPLIAVNCAILGGSLFMQQREFINVGMATVYGFGSGIGWMLAIVGMAAIREKLAYSNVPKPLRGLGITFIITGLMGIAFLSFSGVKL
- the nqrA gene encoding NADH:ubiquinone reductase (Na(+)-transporting) subunit A, with protein sequence MAKVIKTKKGLALNLKGKPLPEMLAEPAQSPTYAVVPDDFEGVIPKVTARPGDKVRAGSALMHHKAYPEMKFTSPVSGEVIAVNRGAKRKVLSIEVKPDGLNEYESFPVGDPSALSAEQIKELLLSSGMWGFIKQRPYDIVATPDIAPRDIYITANFTAPLAPDFDFIVRGEERALQTAIDALAKLTAGKVYVGLKSGSALNLHNAEIVQMQGPHPAGNVGVLINHTKPINRGETVWTLKATDLIVIGRFLLTGKADFTRMIAMTGSDAAAHGYVRIMPGCNVFASFPGRLTIKESHERVIDGNVLTGKKLCEKEPFLSARCDQITVIPEGDDVDELFGWAAPRLDQYSMSRAYFSWLQGKNKEYVLDARIKGGERAMIMSNEYDRVFPMDIYPEYLLKAIIAFDIDKMEDLGIYEVAPEDFATCEFVDTSKIELQRIVREGLDMLYKEMN
- the nqrF gene encoding NADH:ubiquinone reductase (Na(+)-transporting) subunit F → MSTVIIASAVVFLLLTLILVVALLYAKSKLVPSGNVTITVNDERKMEVPLGGTLLNTLQNQGVFLSSACGGGGSCGQCRCRVVEGGGEILPTEKGFFSRKEQKDHWRLSCQTKVKEDLSIVIPEEVFGVKEWECEVLSNKNVSTFIKEFVVKLPEGETMNFKSGSYAQIKIPKYNIRYADYDIQDRFRGDWDKMDAWSLTCKNEEETVRAYSMANYPAEGNIITLNVRIATPPFDRAANKWKAGVKPGISSSYIFSLKPGDKVMMSGPYGDFHIQDTDAEMLYIGGGAGMAPLRAQILHLFRTLKTGRKVSYWYGARSKNEIFYEEDFREIEREFPNFKFHIALSDPQPEDNWTGYVGFIHQVIYDNYLKDHDAPEDIEYYMCGPGPMANAVKGMLENLGVPRNMLFFDDFG